One region of Xylanimonas ulmi genomic DNA includes:
- a CDS encoding ABC transporter ATP-binding protein yields MIEAHGLTKRYGSKTAVDHITFTVRPGIVTGFLGPNGAGKSTTMRMIMGLDRPTAGAVSVNGRPYAQLRSPLTEVGALLEARAVHPGRSAEQHLRVLAATHGLPASRVGEVIELTGLESVAGKRVGGFSLGMGQRLGIASALLGDPSTLILDEPVNGLDPEGVLWVRNLARYLAGQGRTVFLSSHLMSEVALTADHVIVIGKGRILADSSVQEFTESASRRSVRVRSPRADVLADALRRAGGVVVGPDAQADVLEVTGLEASAIGELALTAGVVLHELTPVSSTLEQAYMELTADSVEYRTGDPTHTDHHLATTTNGGQR; encoded by the coding sequence ATGATCGAGGCACATGGCCTGACCAAACGCTACGGATCCAAGACCGCAGTCGACCACATCACCTTCACCGTCCGGCCCGGCATCGTGACCGGGTTCCTCGGGCCCAACGGCGCGGGCAAGTCGACGACGATGCGCATGATCATGGGCCTCGACCGGCCCACGGCCGGCGCGGTGAGCGTCAACGGGCGCCCCTACGCCCAGCTGCGCTCACCGTTGACCGAGGTGGGCGCGCTGCTCGAGGCGCGCGCGGTGCACCCGGGCCGCTCGGCCGAGCAGCACCTGCGCGTGCTCGCCGCGACCCACGGCCTGCCGGCCTCACGCGTGGGCGAGGTGATCGAGCTGACCGGCCTGGAGTCGGTCGCGGGCAAGCGTGTGGGTGGGTTCTCGCTCGGCATGGGCCAGCGGCTGGGCATCGCCTCGGCGCTGCTGGGCGACCCGAGCACGCTCATCCTCGACGAGCCGGTCAACGGGCTCGACCCCGAGGGTGTGCTGTGGGTGCGCAACCTGGCCCGCTACCTCGCGGGCCAAGGGCGCACGGTGTTCCTGTCCTCGCACCTGATGAGCGAGGTCGCCCTGACCGCCGACCACGTCATCGTCATCGGCAAGGGCCGCATCCTCGCCGACTCCTCGGTCCAGGAGTTCACCGAGAGCGCCTCGCGCCGCTCGGTGCGCGTGCGCTCACCCCGCGCCGACGTGCTGGCCGACGCGCTGCGGCGCGCGGGCGGCGTCGTCGTCGGGCCCGACGCACAGGCCGACGTCCTGGAGGTCACCGGGCTGGAGGCGAGCGCGATCGGCGAGCTCGCGCTGACCGCAGGCGTCGTGCTGCACGAGCTGACCCCGGTGTCCTCGACCCTTGAGCAGGCCTACATGGAGCTGACCGCCGACTCGGTCGAGTACCGCACCGGCGACCCCACGCACACGGACCACCACCTCGCCACCACGACCAACGGAGGCCAGCGATGA